A single region of the Calditrichota bacterium genome encodes:
- a CDS encoding DUF2752 domain-containing protein, with translation MPFWEFKIRALQKTEKVNKAYGLLFFSAIFISLFLIDPINQEISSCYFLEITGHNCPTCGMTRSFYSMTNADISGAFSFHYFGPIIFFILILAIIKFSLEIFFNKNLNIIKNYKYLFVPILIFVSIWIGIWSIKEFFL, from the coding sequence ATGCCTTTTTGGGAATTTAAAATTAGGGCGCTTCAAAAAACGGAAAAAGTAAATAAAGCCTATGGTCTGTTATTTTTTAGTGCAATATTTATAAGTTTATTTTTAATTGATCCAATAAACCAGGAAATTAGCAGCTGCTATTTCCTGGAGATAACAGGCCATAATTGCCCAACATGCGGCATGACCCGATCTTTCTATTCGATGACAAATGCTGATATTTCAGGTGCGTTCAGCTTTCATTATTTTGGCCCAATTATTTTTTTTATTTTAATATTAGCTATTATAAAATTTTCACTGGAAATTTTCTTTAATAAGAATCTTAATATTATTAAAAACTACAAATATCTTTTTGTACCGATTTTAATATTTGTATCTATTTGGATTGGAATTTGGTCAATCAAAGAATTTTTTTTATAA
- the rpsA gene encoding 30S ribosomal protein S1 — MSEEKKELTEEKEVVQEVVETPEAAKPKPQTAKSDAYEEVVVKLEDYTEEDEYPSEEMDFLLNMYDRTMSTITEGEIVNGRVLDITNKDVIVDIGFKSEGIVSKSEFTNIDELKAGDEIEVYLERLEGHDGQLMLSRKRADFLRVWEQVVNKHETGEVIEGVIQRRIKGGMVVNIMGIDAFLPGSQIDVKPIRDFDGYLGQTKEFKIVKVNHLRKNIVVSSRILIEKQMAGKRDEILVTLEKGQKRMGVVKNITDFGVFIDLGGVDGLLHITDLSWGRVNHPSELVKLDQELEVVILDFNEKKDRISLGLKQLQAHPWEQVDKKYPSGTRITGKVVSITDYGAFIELEKGIEGLIHISEMSWSQHVKHPSQLLSVGQEVEAVVLNVESTDKKISLGLKQLEPDPWEKVEGTYPVGTVHKGVVRNLTQFGAFVELEEGIDGLVHISDLSWTKKVRHPSEIVKKGDEIDVVVLGINREERRIALGHKQIESNPWDAFEEKYGESTDTKGKVTRLIDKGAIITLPMGVDGFIPNQHLGIPKGKKASDMYKVDDEVPARVIEFDKENKKIVLSVTDYFKQKEQAEWEDYLSSHGVPKTTLEEVVRSKSDTAADEETKEEVAEEPVKKKTTKAKKDEKTEEVVESSEETSEKEETKSEEKADEKE; from the coding sequence ATGTCTGAAGAAAAGAAAGAACTAACGGAAGAGAAGGAAGTTGTTCAGGAAGTTGTAGAAACACCTGAAGCTGCCAAACCTAAACCCCAGACAGCAAAATCTGATGCATATGAAGAAGTTGTTGTAAAACTGGAAGATTACACAGAAGAAGATGAATATCCATCCGAAGAAATGGATTTTCTACTAAATATGTATGACCGTACCATGAGCACAATCACAGAAGGAGAGATTGTTAATGGACGGGTATTAGATATTACAAACAAAGATGTAATTGTTGATATCGGCTTTAAATCGGAAGGAATTGTTTCCAAATCCGAGTTTACAAATATTGATGAACTAAAAGCCGGTGATGAAATTGAAGTATATCTCGAACGTCTTGAAGGCCATGACGGCCAATTAATGCTTTCACGTAAACGCGCTGACTTTTTACGTGTTTGGGAGCAGGTTGTTAATAAACATGAAACCGGTGAAGTTATTGAAGGCGTAATCCAACGACGTATCAAAGGTGGTATGGTTGTTAATATTATGGGAATTGATGCCTTTTTACCAGGCTCCCAAATTGATGTTAAACCTATTCGTGATTTTGATGGTTATCTTGGACAAACAAAAGAATTTAAAATTGTAAAAGTAAATCACCTCCGTAAAAATATTGTAGTATCCTCTCGTATTTTAATTGAAAAACAAATGGCCGGAAAACGTGACGAAATTCTTGTTACTTTGGAAAAAGGTCAGAAGAGAATGGGTGTTGTTAAGAATATTACTGATTTTGGTGTATTTATTGATCTTGGCGGTGTTGATGGGTTGCTGCACATTACCGATTTAAGTTGGGGCCGTGTAAACCATCCATCTGAACTTGTTAAACTTGATCAGGAACTTGAAGTTGTAATTCTTGACTTTAATGAAAAGAAAGATAGAATCTCACTTGGATTGAAGCAGTTGCAAGCACATCCTTGGGAACAAGTTGATAAGAAATATCCATCCGGCACACGTATTACGGGTAAAGTTGTAAGCATAACTGATTATGGTGCATTTATCGAATTGGAAAAAGGCATCGAAGGTCTTATTCATATTTCTGAAATGTCCTGGTCACAACATGTTAAACATCCGAGCCAGTTATTATCCGTCGGTCAGGAAGTTGAAGCTGTCGTTCTAAATGTTGAATCAACAGATAAGAAAATATCCTTGGGTCTTAAGCAGCTTGAACCAGATCCATGGGAAAAAGTTGAAGGTACTTACCCTGTAGGAACAGTTCATAAAGGTGTTGTTCGCAACCTTACTCAATTTGGGGCTTTTGTTGAATTGGAAGAAGGCATCGATGGTTTGGTTCATATTTCTGATTTGTCATGGACAAAGAAGGTACGTCACCCAAGTGAAATAGTGAAAAAAGGTGATGAAATTGATGTTGTTGTTCTTGGTATAAACCGTGAAGAACGTAGAATAGCTTTAGGACACAAGCAGATTGAATCCAATCCTTGGGATGCGTTTGAAGAGAAGTATGGTGAGAGTACAGATACAAAAGGCAAGGTTACTCGTCTAATCGATAAAGGAGCAATTATTACTCTTCCAATGGGTGTAGATGGATTTATTCCAAATCAGCATCTTGGAATTCCTAAAGGGAAAAAAGCTTCAGATATGTACAAAGTAGATGATGAAGTTCCTGCACGTGTTATTGAGTTCGATAAAGAAAACAAGAAGATTGTTTTATCTGTAACAGATTATTTTAAACAGAAGGAACAAGCCGAGTGGGAAGACTATTTAAGTTCGCACGGTGTTCCTAAAACAACTTTGGAAGAAGTTGTAAGGTCTAAATCTGATACAGCAGCAGATGAAGAAACTAAAGAAGAAGTTGCTGAAGAACCTGTGAAGAAAAAAACAACCAAAGCAAAAAAAGACGAAAAAACTGAAGAGGTTGTTGAGTCATCTGAAGAAACTTCAGAAAAAGAAGAAACAAAATCAGAAGAAAAAGCTGACGAAAAAGAGTAG
- a CDS encoding carboxypeptidase-like regulatory domain-containing protein: protein MLYKCLIFLMISSAVFAQTKSVVGFVIDEKSGEPLSAANLQIVGTYHGTITNIYGEFFLTVEEFPVEIEISYIGYAIKRITVEKDAQKPINILLKPVILETEAIVVTAENPAMHIMRRVIENKQKWRAKLKTFKANAYARVVLGNDSSIVSVAESISDLYWNKEKGAREVVLSQRETENLKGQTNFAFSVNIENFYDDEINIMNYRIVGPTHPDAFDFYEFKLKGIEAFGQDTVFVIDLAPIAVLNPTFIGTVSVLDKEFAMLAVDVVPNPETIFFPMPMEELNVAYKQQFRNFGKEYWLPVDLRAVGDIKISFPGLDFPRINYSNSIRITDYQVNVDLPDSLYEDEKIIRVDSVAVALDSSFTRRKEIIPLTSEEQVAYVEIDSTDSFEKAFRPTGFLADYVLDDEDENDNKKTIGLGGEIIKGFSPDLGYNRVEEGHLGFSYERTFAKKIELRFGLAYKTGIERWGYNYGLEYDFGKKNPVTVSADYFIGSGTNYESENYHPIITSIGTLFGAKDYYDYYWKRAANFKISHRIWDMRTRFTGLLNIEQHESMPKNISHYNVFDRDVTKRQNPFADRGKLNSLGLKIHWGNRYVPFGVAGQKRVELSIEHSDPDILDSDFSFTQYKLGVNWNFRTFLQRRFLPNTLDLYFSAGYSDGELPLQKLGVLDASLFAGFTPFGSFKANRGLPYIGEKYMALFWEHNFRSVPFELLGGRWFAKNNIGIIVFSSHGRSWLSDENKDKLNYINNNLDDIHHEIGVSLNGLFKFFRIDVTWRLDRPGTYLGVSTLRWF from the coding sequence ATGCTCTATAAATGTCTGATTTTTTTGATGATTTCTTCAGCAGTTTTTGCTCAAACTAAAAGTGTGGTTGGGTTTGTGATTGATGAAAAAAGCGGTGAGCCTCTAAGCGCAGCTAACCTGCAAATTGTAGGTACTTATCACGGAACAATTACAAACATTTACGGAGAATTTTTTCTTACAGTTGAAGAGTTTCCGGTAGAAATTGAGATCAGTTATATCGGCTATGCTATTAAGCGTATTACTGTTGAAAAGGATGCGCAGAAACCGATTAATATTTTACTGAAACCAGTAATTTTAGAAACGGAGGCTATAGTAGTAACCGCAGAAAACCCGGCAATGCATATTATGCGCAGGGTTATTGAAAATAAACAAAAGTGGCGGGCAAAGTTAAAAACATTTAAAGCCAATGCTTATGCCAGGGTGGTTTTGGGAAATGATTCGTCAATTGTTTCAGTTGCCGAAAGTATTTCAGATTTATATTGGAATAAGGAAAAGGGGGCAAGAGAGGTTGTTCTTTCACAGCGTGAAACTGAAAATCTTAAAGGCCAGACAAACTTTGCATTTAGTGTGAACATAGAAAATTTTTATGATGATGAAATTAATATCATGAACTATAGAATTGTTGGGCCGACACACCCCGATGCATTTGATTTTTATGAATTCAAATTAAAAGGGATTGAGGCATTTGGACAAGACACGGTTTTTGTGATTGATCTTGCGCCGATAGCAGTTTTAAATCCAACATTTATTGGTACTGTTTCGGTTTTGGATAAAGAATTTGCCATGCTTGCTGTTGATGTAGTTCCTAATCCCGAAACCATTTTTTTCCCGATGCCAATGGAGGAGTTGAACGTTGCCTATAAACAACAATTCCGCAATTTTGGAAAGGAATATTGGCTACCTGTAGATTTGCGCGCTGTTGGTGATATAAAGATAAGTTTTCCAGGATTGGATTTCCCACGGATAAACTACAGTAATTCTATCAGAATAACAGATTACCAGGTAAATGTAGATTTGCCGGATTCATTATATGAGGATGAAAAAATTATCCGGGTTGATTCGGTTGCGGTTGCTCTCGATTCATCTTTTACCAGACGCAAGGAAATTATTCCTTTAACCAGCGAAGAACAAGTTGCCTATGTTGAAATCGACAGTACTGATAGTTTTGAAAAAGCATTTAGGCCTACAGGATTTTTAGCAGATTATGTTTTAGATGATGAAGATGAAAATGATAATAAAAAAACTATTGGGCTTGGCGGCGAAATTATTAAAGGATTTTCACCGGATTTAGGTTATAACAGAGTTGAGGAAGGGCATCTTGGGTTTAGCTATGAAAGGACCTTTGCAAAAAAAATAGAACTCAGGTTTGGGCTTGCGTACAAAACCGGGATAGAAAGGTGGGGATATAACTACGGCCTGGAATATGATTTCGGCAAGAAAAACCCGGTAACAGTAAGTGCAGATTATTTTATTGGTTCTGGCACAAATTACGAATCTGAAAACTATCATCCGATAATTACATCTATTGGAACGCTTTTTGGTGCAAAGGATTATTACGATTATTATTGGAAAAGGGCAGCCAATTTTAAAATAAGCCATCGAATTTGGGATATGCGAACGCGCTTTACAGGACTATTGAATATCGAGCAGCATGAGTCTATGCCAAAAAATATTTCACATTATAATGTTTTTGACCGGGATGTTACCAAAAGGCAAAATCCTTTTGCGGATAGAGGGAAACTAAACTCGCTTGGCCTAAAAATTCACTGGGGAAACAGGTATGTACCATTTGGCGTTGCCGGCCAAAAACGTGTTGAGCTATCCATTGAGCATAGTGATCCGGATATTTTGGATAGCGACTTTTCATTTACTCAATATAAACTGGGTGTTAATTGGAATTTCCGTACGTTTCTACAACGTCGTTTTTTACCAAATACGCTCGATCTATATTTTTCAGCCGGTTATAGCGATGGAGAACTACCTTTACAAAAATTAGGTGTGCTCGATGCTTCTTTGTTTGCTGGGTTTACACCTTTTGGTTCCTTTAAAGCAAATCGGGGATTACCTTACATCGGTGAAAAATATATGGCCCTGTTTTGGGAACACAATTTTCGCAGTGTACCTTTTGAGCTTCTTGGAGGGCGCTGGTTTGCTAAAAATAATATCGGCATAATTGTATTTAGCAGCCATGGCCGCAGCTGGCTTTCCGATGAAAACAAGGATAAACTAAACTATATAAATAATAACCTGGATGACATACACCATGAAATTGGGGTTTCATTAAACGGGTTGTTTAAATTTTTCAGGATTGATGTAACCTGGCGCCTGGATCGGCCCGGAACATATTTGGGTGTGAGTACTTTGAGATGGTTTTAA
- a CDS encoding rod shape-determining protein, protein MLKLFRKIFTNIGVDLGTANTIVYVAEKGFVVNEPSVIAYKSKGSVIAIGRDAKYMFGKTHKGITVIRPLADGVIADFVAGEELIKSFIRLAEIPRFFINDIVIGVPTGVTSVEKRAVIESAESAGARRVYLVSEPMAAAIGVGINVLGSNACMIVDIGGGTTDIAVINYGGIVVDNTIRIAGDEMNEAIIRYIKNTYNLRIGESTAERLKIEYGVVGDQPEIKFQIKGLDAQSGLPRQIDVDSTLFKDALKDVLNTMINSILTTLDKLPPELASDVIDRGIILTGGGALLKGLDTYLRDIVNLPVSRPGNALYCVAEGTRKILENFEMFKPVLFT, encoded by the coding sequence ATGCTCAAATTATTCCGGAAAATATTTACTAACATCGGTGTTGACCTTGGAACTGCTAATACAATTGTATATGTGGCAGAAAAAGGGTTTGTTGTAAATGAACCATCCGTAATAGCCTACAAGTCCAAAGGGAGCGTTATTGCTATTGGAAGAGATGCAAAATATATGTTTGGAAAAACACATAAAGGCATAACTGTAATTCGTCCTTTAGCAGATGGTGTTATTGCTGATTTTGTTGCTGGTGAGGAGTTGATTAAGTCCTTTATTCGACTTGCAGAGATACCCCGATTTTTTATAAATGATATCGTAATAGGTGTACCAACAGGTGTTACATCTGTGGAAAAAAGGGCAGTTATCGAAAGTGCTGAGTCTGCCGGGGCCAGGCGTGTTTACTTGGTTTCAGAACCGATGGCAGCAGCAATAGGTGTTGGTATAAATGTTTTGGGTTCTAACGCTTGCATGATTGTTGATATTGGAGGTGGGACGACTGACATTGCTGTAATTAATTATGGTGGCATCGTTGTGGATAATACCATTCGGATAGCCGGCGATGAAATGAATGAAGCTATAATTCGCTACATAAAAAATACATACAATCTCAGGATTGGAGAATCAACCGCTGAGAGGTTAAAAATCGAATATGGAGTTGTTGGTGATCAGCCTGAAATTAAATTTCAAATTAAAGGTTTGGATGCCCAGTCTGGTCTCCCACGCCAAATTGATGTTGACAGCACTCTTTTTAAAGATGCTTTGAAAGATGTTTTGAATACCATGATTAATTCAATTTTAACAACATTGGATAAATTACCACCAGAGTTAGCCTCAGATGTAATTGATAGAGGAATTATCTTAACAGGTGGTGGAGCGCTTCTCAAAGGGTTGGACACCTATTTGCGTGACATTGTAAATCTACCTGTCAGTCGTCCTGGAAATGCCCTTTACTGTGTAGCTGAGGGTACTCGTAAAATCCTGGAAAACTTTGAGATGTTCAAACCCGTTTTATTTACTTAA